In one Lolium rigidum isolate FL_2022 chromosome 3, APGP_CSIRO_Lrig_0.1, whole genome shotgun sequence genomic region, the following are encoded:
- the LOC124697451 gene encoding putative G-type lectin S-receptor-like serine/threonine-protein kinase At1g61610 — translation MDWSALTYITILILLFLPMIAPDDRLAPGKPLSPGMTIVSDGGAFTLGFFSPANSTPANLYLGIWYSAIPELTVVWVANREAPIRNDTSSQPTLYLTNTSNLVLADGDGGHIIWTTNLTTTTSSSSSLLPMAVLLNTGSFILRSPNGTTLWQSFEHPTDTFLPGMRIRANYMTHARDILVSWKHPGDPSPGSFSYSSDPGSLLQFFLWNGSRPVYRSAPWTGYQVSSQYQANNSNLVYQSIINNDEEIYLTYSLADGAAQTRYVLTYSGKFQLQSWNKSLSLWAVLGEWPNWECDRYGYCGPYGYCDNSEVVPTCKCLQGFQPTSMGEWSSGRFSEGCQRKKALHCGDGFLALPAMKVPDGFVHVLNRSMEECAAECALNCSCVAYAQVNLSTSATGDSTRCFVWAGDLIDTEKKIDGNAAGSETLHLRIAGLADSGRIQERNILKIVLSILASVLVLMCISLVTWICRSKGKRQRRDNLNRLVLGDLDIHEGFGAGSPTEIFDFPMVSFKIIVGVTNNFQKSYMIGQGGFGKVYKATLDGREVAIKRLSKDSNQGIAEFRNEVVLIAKLQHRNLVRLLGCCLEGDEKLLIFEYMPNKSLDALLFNSARKTMLDWPTRFRIIKGIAKGLLYLHQDSRMKIIHRDLKAGNVLLDEEMRPKIADFGMARMFGDSQQKANTNRVVGTYGYMAPEYAMRGIFSAKSDVYSFGVLTLEVVSGVKISSTGHIMEFENLISYAWNLWKERKAMDLVDPDIVKSCIPDEALLCVQIGLLCVQDNPNDRPLMSSVVLILENGSAAIPIPSQPAYFAHTDEKTELVRGSTENSKNGLTITVLQGR, via the exons ATGGACTGGTCAGCTCTCACCTACATCACAATCCTGATTCTTCTCTTCCTGCCGATGATTGCACCTGACGACCGGCTTGCCCCCGGCAAGCCGCTCTCCCCTGGCATGACCATCGTCTCCGATGGTGGGGCGTTCACCTTGGGCTTCTTCTCCCCGGCCAACTCCACTCCGGCCAACCTGTACCTCGGCATATGGTACAGCGCTATCCCCGAGCTCACAGTGGTGTGGGTTGCCAATCGAGAAGCCCCGATCAGAAACGACACTTCATCTCAACCAACGCTATACCTTACCAATACCTCCAATCTTGTTTTAGCTGATGGTGATGGTGGGCATATCATTTGGACTACCAACTTGACCACTACCACAAGCTCTTCATCTTCCCTTCTGCCGATGGCGGTGCTTCTGAACACCGGCAGCTTCATCCTTCGGTCGCCGAATGGCACCACCTTATGGCAGAGCTTCGAGCACCCGACAGACACTTTCCTTCCTGGCATGAGGATCCGTGCCAACTACATGACACATGCCAGGGATATCTTGGTTTCCTGGAAGCATCCTGGTGATCCCTCGCCGGGGAGCTTCTCCTACAGCAGCGATCCAGGCTCCCTCCTCCAGTTTTTCTTGTGGAACGGGTCGCGGCCGGTGTACCGCAGCGCCCCATGGACGGGATACCAGGTGTCAAGCCAGTACCAGGCGAATAACAGCAACCTCGTATACCAGTCCATCATCAACAACGATGAGGAGATCTACTTAACCTATAGCCTCGCGGATGGCGCTGCCCAGACCAGGTATGTGCTAACCTACTCTGGCAAATTCCAACTTCAAAGTTGGAACAAGAGCTTGTCATTGTGGGCTGTACTCGGGGAGTGGCCGAACTGGGAGTGCGACCGCTATGGCTATTGTGGACCATATGGTTACTGCGACAACTCGGAGGTTGTCCCTACTTGCAAGTGTCTCCAAGGTTTCCAGCCCACGAGCATGGGAGAGTGGAGCAGCGGCAGATTCTCTGAGGGATGCCAGAGAAAGAAGGCCTTACACTGTGGCGATGGCTTCTTGGCGTTGCCGGCCATGAAAGTGCCGGACGGGTTCGTGCATGTCCTGAACAGGAGCATGGAGGAGTGCGCCGCGGAGTGTGCCCTCAACTGCTCCTGTGTCGCGTACGCGCAGGTCAATCTGAGCACCAGCGCCACGGGGGATTCCACCAGGTGCTTTGTGTGGGCTGGGGATCTCATTGACACTGAGAAGAAGATCGATGGCAACGCTGCTGGTAGCGAGACTTTGCATCTTCGGATTGCTGGTTTGGCTGATTCAG GTCGAATACAGGAGAGAAATATTTTGAAGATTGTACTATCAATTTTAGCAAGTGTTCTGGTGCTTATGTGTATCTCCCTTGTGACATGGATTTGCAGGTCAAAAG GGAAAAGACAGAGACGCGATAatctcaataggttagtgctaggAGACTTGGACATCCACGAAGGCTTTGGAGCAGGAAGCCCCACTGAAATTTTTGATTTTCCAATGGTAAGTTTCAAAATAATTGTGGGTGTTACGAACAACTTCCAAAAATCATACATGATTGGGCAAGGTGGATTTGGCAAAGTTTATAAG GCAACGCTGGATGGTCGAGAAGTTGCTATCAAAAGGCTCAGCAAGGATTCTAACCAGGGAATTGCGGAGTTCAGAAACGAAGTTGTTCTGATTGCCAAACTGCAACATCGGAATTTAGTTAGACTTCTTGGTTGCTGCTTAGAGGGAGATGAAAAGCTTCTGATTTTTGAGTACATGCCTAACAAAAGCTTGGATGCTCTACTTTTCA ACAGTGCAAGAAAAACAATGTTAGATTGGCCAACGCGGTTTAGAATCATCAAAGGTATCGCTAAAGGGCTCCTATATCTCCATCAAGATTCAAGAATGAAGATTATTCATAGAGATCTCAAAGCAGGCAATGTTTTGTTGGATGAAGAGATGAGACCAAAGATAGCAGACTTTGGTATGGCAAGGATGTTTGGTGACAGCCAGCAGAAGGCAAACACGAATCGAGTCGTCGGAACATA CGGCTACATGGCTCCTGAATATGCAATGAGAGGCATATTTTCTGCCAAGTCTGATGTGTATAGCTTTGGTGTGTTGACCTTGGAAGTTGTAAGTGGTGTGAAGATAAGCTCTACTGGTCACATCATGGAGTTCGAAAATCTCATTTCCTAT GCATGGAACCTATGGAAGGAAAGGAAGGCAATGGATTTAGTGGACCCTGATATAGTGAAGAGTTGCATACCAGATGAAGCTTTGCTTTGCGTTCAGATAGGGCTCTTGTGTGTGCAGGACAACCCCAACGACAGGCCACTCATGTCATCTGTTGTGTTAATCTTGGAGAACGGAAGCGCGGCAATTCCCATCCCAAGCCAACCTGCATATTTTGCCCATACAGATGAGAAAACAGAACTTGTAAGGGGCAGTACCGAAAACTCAAAGAACGGACTTACTATTACAGTTCTACAGGGCCGGTAG
- the LOC124704295 gene encoding pentatricopeptide repeat-containing protein At5g19020, mitochondrial-like: protein MPGAGAPLAVFLVTSLKSGARLRHGEQLHALAAKSGLLVSNPFVRNSLLAFYARLTPASHAPALALHLFDEIPPTLRDPTAHNTILAALTRAGRLDLARRMLAEMPQAQRDTVSHTTVLTALARAGHSEDALAVFRGMLAQGVPPNEVTLAGVLTALAHDTAPVPVSVAHGVTVRRGLDGFLIVATNLVHAYASTSQVCSAREIFEWMPEKNTVTWNAMLNGYVKAGMVQRAAEVFGRIPERDAVSWLTMIDGYIRADCRSEALRAYAGMVAEADTRGNAALLVDLIKVCARHAAVSEGQQLHAIILKDGFDAHLFVQATLIHFYGSCDRLDLARMQFKLSDKSHIASWNALMSGLLRGNLMQEARQLFEDMPERDTISWSTLLSGYAQSGHSNTALQLFFSMLGAGVEPNDITLASTLSAVADSGTLKQGRSIHHYVVSKSIQLTDNLSAGLIDMYAKCGSVADAVQVFSYVKRKSFSVSPWNAIICSLAIHGHANMSLQLFSQLQSTSIKPNSVTYIGVLNACCHAGLVTEGKQHFESMSREYGIQPTIKHYGCMVDLLGRAGHLEEAEHLTETMPMKSDVVIWGSILAAARTHGNVALGEKAAEELAKLDPNHGASKVALSNIFADARRWNNVSLVRKELQDGNLERLSGSSGVVQ from the coding sequence ATGCCCGGCGCCGGCGCCCCTCTCGCCGTCTTCCTCGTCACCTCCCTCAAGTCCGGCGCGCGCCTCCGGCACGGGGAGCAGCTCCACGCGCTCGCCGCCAAGTCGGGCCTCCTCGTCTCCAACCCCTTCGTCCGCAACTCCCTGCTCGCCTTCTACGCCCGCCTCACCCCCGCCTCCCACGCGCCAGCGCTCGCCCTCCACCTGTTCGACGAAATACCGCCAACCCTCCGCGACCCGACCGCCCACAACACCATCCTCGCGGCCCTCACTCGCGCCGGCCGGCTCGACCTCGCGCGGCGCATGCTCGCGGAGATGCCCCAGGCCCAGCGGGACACCGTCTCGCACACCACCGTCCTGACCGCCCTCGCGCGCGCCGGCCACTCGGAGGACGCCCTGGCCGTCTTCCGCGGCATGCTCGCCCAGGGCGTGCCTCCCAACGAGGTCACTCTCGCCGGCGTGCTCACGGCGTTGGCCCATGACACGGCGCCGGTGCCAGTTAGCGTGGCGCATGGAGTCACCGTGCGGCGTGGGCTCGACGGGTTTCTCATCGTGGCCACCAACCTGGTCCATGCTTATGCATCGACCTCACAGGTCTGTTCTGCCCGAGAGATCTTCGAGTGGATGCCGGAGAAGAACACGGTCACCTGGAATGCCATGCTCAACGGCTACGTGAAGGCAGGGATGGTTCAGAGGGCTGCCGAGGTATTCGGGCGGATCCCGGAAAGGGACGCGGTCTCGTGGCTGACGATGATCGACGGGTATATCCGCGCAGATTGTAGATCAGAAGCCCTCAGGGCATATGCTGGCATGGTGGCTGAGGCGGACACGAGGGGCAACGCGGCGCTGCTTGTTGATTTGATAAAGGTGTGCGCTCGGCATGCTGCTGTTTCAGAAGGGCAGCAACTCCACGCGATCATTCTGAAGGATGGTTTTGATGCCCATCTGTTTGTGCAAGCGACCCTTATCCATTTCTATGGTTCTTGTGATCGCCTCGACCTTGCCCGGATGCAGTTCAAATTATCAGACAAGTCACACATTGCGTCGTGGAACGCTCTCATGTCTGGTCTCCTACGAGGGAACCTGATGCAGGAAGCAAGGCAACTGTTTGAGGATATGCCTGAGAGGGACACCATCTCGTGGAGTACTTTGCTATCTGGGTATGCACAGAGCGGACATTCGAACACGGCTTTGCAGCTATTCTTCTCGATGCTAGGTGCTGGTGTTGAACCGAACGACATTACCTTGGCAAGTACTCTATCCGCGGTTGCTGATTCTGGCACATTGAAGCAGGGCAGAAGTATTCATCACTACGTAGTCAGCAAATCAATCCAACTTACCGATAACCTGAGTGCTGGGCTGATTGATATGTACGCAAAGTGTGGCAGTGTCGCTGATGCAGTTCAAGTGTTCAGTTATGTCAAGCGTAAGTCATTTTCCGTGTCTCCTTGGAACGCTATCATCTGCAGTTTAGCCATCCACGGCCATGCAAACATGTCGCTTCAGCTCTTCTCCCAATTACAAAGCACCAGTATCAAGCCAAACTCAGTCACATACATTGGCGTCTTAAATGCATGCTGTCATGCTGGGCTCGTTACCGAGGGGAAGCAGCACTTTGAGTCCATGAGCAGGGAATATGGAATCCAACCAACAATTAAACACTACGGTTGCATGGTTGATCTTCTTGGTCGAGCTGGACACTTGGAAGAGGCGGAACATCTCACCGAGACGATGCCGATGAAATCAGATGTGGTGATATGGGGCAGCATCCTTGCAGCTGCGAGGACACATGGAAACGTAGCCTTAGGTGAAAAGGCCGCGGAAGAGTTGGCCAAGCTTGATCCAAACCATGGAGCATCCAAAGTGGCCTTGTCAAATATCTTTGCCGATGCTCGTCGTTGGAACAACGTGTCATTAgtgaggaaggaactacaggacGGAAATTTGGAGAGGTTATCTGGAAGCAGTGGAGTTGTTCAGTAA